AAAGATGCACTTACTACTGCAACAGTGAACTGGAATGACTTTAACATTCCCATGTCTGCCGATCATTTTGATGGGCTGTACCAAAAAATTACCGCCTATTTTAAGGGAAAAGAGATCTGGGTACGGGATTGCATTGCCTGCGCTGATCCTGCTTATCGCATCAATATCCAGGTAGTGACAGAAACTCCCTGGGCCGACCTCTTTGCCTATAATATGTTCCTGCGTCCTTCCACCGAAGAACTGGAGGATCTGCATGCAGACTGGACCGTGATCCAGGCCCCTGGATTCCTGGCAGATCCAGCTCTGGACGGAACCAGGCAGGAAAATTTTGCAGCCATTAGTTTTGAACGTAAAATAGTGCTGATTGGTGGTACGGCATATACCGGAGAAATCAAGAAAGGCATTTTCACCATACTTAATTATATACTACCACAAATGCATGGGGTATTGCCCATGCACTGCTCTGCCAACCAGGATGAGCAGGGAGATACGGCGATCTTCTTTGGATTGAGTGGTACAGGAAAAACCACCCTGAGCGCAGATCCTGCACGCAAACTGATAGGCGATGACGAGCATGGCTGGTCTTCCCATCATATCTTCAATTTCGAAGGTGGCTGTTATGCAAAGTGTATAGACCTGAGTGAAGAAAAGGAGCCGCAGATATTCAAAGCGATCCGCGAAGGTGCACTGCTGGAGAATGTCTCGTGTTACGAAGGGACTAATAAAGTAGACTTTGCCAATAAGTGTATAACTGAAAATACACGGGTATCTTATCCACTGGATTATATTGACAATGCGGTCATTCCTTCAATAGGAAATATCCCTTCCAATATTTTCTTCCTGACCTGCGATGCATTTGGGGTATTACCTCCCATATCAAGACTGACACCGGCACAGGCTATGTACCAGTTTATATCCGGCTATACAGCCAGGATAGCGGGTACAGAGACGGGGGTAACAGAACCCACTACTACTTTCAGCTCCTGTTTTGGTG
This Chitinophaga sancti DNA region includes the following protein-coding sequences:
- the pckA gene encoding phosphoenolpyruvate carboxykinase (ATP); translation: MQVSSVRNPDAILSAIGIEHTAAIYYQTAPAVLVSQTLARKQGALTANGALSVNTGKFTGRSPKDKFIVKDALTTATVNWNDFNIPMSADHFDGLYQKITAYFKGKEIWVRDCIACADPAYRINIQVVTETPWADLFAYNMFLRPSTEELEDLHADWTVIQAPGFLADPALDGTRQENFAAISFERKIVLIGGTAYTGEIKKGIFTILNYILPQMHGVLPMHCSANQDEQGDTAIFFGLSGTGKTTLSADPARKLIGDDEHGWSSHHIFNFEGGCYAKCIDLSEEKEPQIFKAIREGALLENVSCYEGTNKVDFANKCITENTRVSYPLDYIDNAVIPSIGNIPSNIFFLTCDAFGVLPPISRLTPAQAMYQFISGYTARIAGTETGVTEPTTTFSSCFGAPFLPLHPVQYAQLLGQKLKKQEVAVWLINTGWTGGAYGTGQRISLKYTRAMVSAALNGQLDRIAYKDFPLFGFGIPEHCPGVPTEMLDPRNTWADKAAFDKQAADLANRFVQNFKKYAAQADPEILSASPKN